One segment of Castanea sativa cultivar Marrone di Chiusa Pesio chromosome 3, ASM4071231v1 DNA contains the following:
- the LOC142627665 gene encoding putative glycosyltransferase At3g07620 — protein sequence MIVPKEQEEEKEKEERHPKPKQHRSRPPTLHLCLLLFTVPVAAWFIVTISSHLTSSPNIDSTHNFDLHFPPERNRNSPPSHSTTFPSSSFTADLAPPLPPLPQAEAVIIKSKANIIKAVDTTMEESGPYHNWQLFVQDFKEMMRNFKIYVYPDADATNQTQSQFGPIFLPHQNPFDPKLGNYFSEHMFKLSLLQSSLLTLHPQQAHLFFLPFSINLLRNDPRVHSEASISEFVSRYITRILSDFTFWNASAGADHFYVYCHSVGREAASKFLDLRNNAIQVTCSSSYFQRYYVTHKDVALPQVWPRPNDQPLTPPDARHKLVYFSGRIQNSRIRQELIAVWGNDSYMDIFSGSTPFPYEEGFRRSKYCLHVKGYEVNTARVSDSIHYGCIPVIISNYYDLPFANVLNWSKFSVIINQGEIAFIKKRLLSITRQMYLDMYHNLCQVRKHFLWHKTPRGFDSFHMTAYQLWLRRSMHRLSH from the exons ATGATTGTTCctaaagaacaagaagaagaaaaagaaaaagaagagagacatCCCAAACCCAAACAGCACCGCTCTCGTCCTCCCACTCTCCACCTATGCCTCTTGCTCTTCACAGTCCCGGTGGCCGCCTGGTTCATTGTCACTATTTCTTCCCATCTCACCAGTTCTCCCAACATTGATAGTACCCACAACTTCGATCTTCATTTCCCTCCGGAGAGAAATCGAAATTCACCTCCATCCCATTCTACTACATTCCCATCAAGTTCTTTTACTGCAGATTTAGCACCACCATTACCACCCCTTCCTCAAGCAGAAGCAGTAATAATAAAGTCAAAGGCAAATATTATTAAGGCAGTGGACACAACAATGGAAGAATCAGGTCCCTATCACAATTGGCAACTCTTTGTACAAGATTTCAAGGAAATGATGCGCAATTTCAAGATATATGTTTATCCCGATGCTGATGCAACAAACCAAACCCAGTCCCAGTTTGGTCCCATTTTCCTTCCCCACCAAAACCCATTTGATCCAAAGCTAGGAAACTACTTCAGTGAACACATGTTCAAACTGTCTCTTCTTCAAAGTTCCCTCTTAACACTCCATCCCCAACAAGCCCATCTCTTTTTCTTGCCTTTTTCAATCAATCTTCTAAGGAACGACCCTCGTGTTCACTCCGAAGCTTCAATCTCTGAGTTCGTCTCTCGATACATTACCAGAATTCTCAGTGACTTCACATTCTGGAATGCCTCCGCTGGTGCAGACCATTTCTATGTGTACTGTCATTCAGTTGGTCGAGAGGCCGCTTCTAAGTTTCTGGATTTACGTAACAATGCAATACAGGTTACTTGCTCTTCTAGCTACTTCCAGAGATACTATGTTACGCACAAAGATGTGGCACTCCCGCAGGTTTGGCCTCGCCCAAATGATCAACCTCTCACTCCCCCGGATGCCAG GCATAAACTTGTTTACTTTTCTGGACGTATACAAAACTCTCGTATTCGCCAAGAGCTGATAGCTGTATGGGGGAATGATTCTTATATGGACATTTTCTCTGGAAGTACACCTTTTCCTTATGAAGAAGGTTTTAGGAGGAGCAAGTATTGCCTCCATGTCAAAGGTTATGAGGTGAACACTGCTAGAGTAAGTGATTCCATACATTATGGATGCATTCCTGTTATTATTTCCAACTACTATGACCTTCCATTTGCTAATGTTTTGAACTGGAGCAAGTTTTCAGTTATTATCAACCAAGGAGAAATAGCCTTCATCAAAAAGAGACTTCTGTCAATAACAAGACAGATGTACCTAGATATGTACCATAATCTATGCCAAGTTCGGAAACATTTTTTGTGGCATAAAACACCAAGGGGTTTTGATTCCTTCCATATGACTGCTTACCAGTTGTGGCTGAGAAGAAGCATGCATCGCCTATCCCACTAA
- the LOC142629641 gene encoding UPF0664 stress-induced protein C29B12.11c, translating to MAVNPQLFPNGMPVPFVNELFVLARDGVEFEVDKIPGAHGGHLKAKGTIYLSNIRMVFVANKPVGNVTAFDIPLLYVHGEKFNQPIFFCNNISGQVEPVVPENQNRALYSTHSFKILFKEGGCGTFVPLFFNLISSVRQYNQQYSSATEPRVDPLQAAQTPVDEMMRSAYVDPNDPTRIFLQQPTAESQLRRRTYHSQPAEHSI from the exons ATGGCTGTGAACCCTCAACTGTTCCCAAATGGAATGCCCGTTCCTTTCGTCAACGAGTTGTTTGTTTTGGCCAGAGACGGTGTCGAATTCGAAGTCGACAAAATCCCTGG AGCTCATGGAGGTCACCTTAAGGCAAAGGGAACTATTTACTTGTCAAATATACGCATGGTCTTTGTTGCAAATAAGCCTGTAGGGAACGTTACTGCTTTTGATATACCCCTG cttTATGTTCACGGTGAAAAATTTAATCAACCTATATTTTTCTGCAACAACATTTCTGGTCAAGTGGAACCT gtGGTCCCAGAAAACCAAAACAGGGCACTTTACTCCACTCACTcattcaagattttgttcaaggAAGGTGGCTGTGGAACCTTTGTTCCACTCTTTTTCAATTTGATCTCTTCAGTGAGACAATACAATCAGCAATATAGTTCGGCAACAGAGCCTCGTGTGGATCCTTTGCAAGCAGCACAAACTCCTGTTGATGAAATGATGAGATCTGC ATACGTTGATCCTAATGATCCAACAAGAATCTTTTTGCAGCAACCAACAGCTGAGTCTCAACTTAGGAGGCGGACATACCATTCCCAGCCTGCCGAGCATTCTATTTAA
- the LOC142628838 gene encoding uncharacterized protein LOC142628838: MEEIRQLKTKKTKAKGSQHVLEHAADKEETPVGGAPQTERQRYITMAEVAALLKQERARAPKERKGSAVEHVSKFIDTLGLYATDEDLCLWEFSKSLCNRAYTWYIGLKLGSILTWDDMVDVFCTKYFHGEETVTLATLQATKQRNGEDLMEYIKRFRNIELDCYDHCEEKTLVEMCMTNMIREYRAVLENLEISQFAQLLQKAKKTTQSVKPSSDKRNAPQAIAASTNERRRKTDGREYDTPPPIPCTLKELDVLLDRWIADGALRRLVYRRIKEWTLELTQQEVQRNPLPSHKGKGVAAVVICADPGEDEEENPTLPATAITTLQRSSKFKNLFDQLGLTAKEQKTTIEALVSIAFEAGIECLSAEVADDRALLQESTEIIFSDKDMEVGCPDHKRPLYLAASINQIPIKKALVDPGASVNLVPLSTLQAARISEKKIQGCPMEVTGFRGSGEYTTSHIQLWLKVGPIASLARFHVVKTEVSYHVLLGRPWLHKHRLVPSTYHQCVKRSEMLGLDPGLVLHTLNVDPEARAVAQPARIFHTEIEEQIIKEVQKLLAARFIKPIQHPCWLSNIVPVKKKNG, encoded by the exons ATGGAGGAAATACGTCAGTTAAAGACAAAAAAGACCAAGGCAAAAGGAAGCCAGCATGTCCTAGAGCATGCAGCTGACAAAGAAGAGACGCCAGTCGGAGGTGCCCCGCAGACTGAAAGACAACGCTATATCACCATGGCTGAGGTGGCAGCTCTCTTAAAGCAGGAGAGGGCCAGAGCACCCAAGGAAAG GAAGGGCAGTGCTGTCGAGCATGTAAGCAAATTCATCGATACTCTTGGCCTGTATGCAACAGACGAGGACTTGTGTCTGTGGGAGTTCTCAAAATCACTATGCAACCGTGCCTATACCTGGTACATAGGCTTAAAACTAGGATCGATCCTAACCTGGGATGATATGGTGGATGTATTTTGTACTAAGTACTTCCACGGAGAGGAAACAGTGACGCTTGCCACTTTGCAAGCTACTAAGCAGAGAAACGGAGAAGATTTAATGGAGTACATCAAGAGATTCAGGAACATAGAGCTGGATTGCTATGACCATTGTGAGGAGAAGACATTGGTGGAGATGTGTATGACGAATATGATCAGAGAATACAGAGCTGTTCTGGAAAATTTGGAGATTTCCCAGTTTGCACAGCTATTACAGAAAGCCAAAAAGACCACCCAATCGGTGAAGCCAAGTTCCGACAAAAGGAACGCCCCACAGGCTATAGCGGCATCCACCAACGAAAGGAGGAGAAAAACAGACGGGAGGGAGTACGACACCCCCCCACCAATACCATGCACTCTTAAGGAGCTAGATGTGCTTTTAGACAGGTGGATAGCAGATGGA GCGCTCCGCAGGCTAGTGTACCGCAGGATTAAAGAATGGACCCTAGAGCTGACGCAACAGGAAGTTCAGAGGAACCCACTCCCGAGCCATAAAGGGAAGGGCGTGGCAGCGGTGGTAATCTGTGCGGACCCAGGGGAAGACGAGGAGGAGAACCCAACCCTGCCTGCCACAGCAATCACCACCTTACAGAGAAGCTCTAAgttcaaaaacttgtttgacCAACTAGGTCTTACAGCGAAAGAGCAGAAGACAACTATAGAGGCCCTAGTAAGCATTGCTTTCGAGGCAGGGATAGAATGCTTGTCAGCAGAAGTTGCGGATGATAGGGCTCTCCTACAAGAATCAACTGAAATCATCTTCAGTGATAAAGATATGGAAGTGGGCTGCCCTGACCATAAAAGGCCCCTTTACTTAGCTGCGTCTATAAATCAGATCCCCATCAAGAAAGCCTTGGTGGATCCCGGCGCCTCGGTAAACCTGGTACCACTAAGCACCCTGCAGGCGGCAAGaatctcagaaaaaaaaatccaagggTGCCCAATGGAAGTAACAGGGTTCAGAGGAAGCGGTGAATATACAACCAGCCACATTCAATTATGGTTAAAGGTGGGCCCTATAGCCTCTTTAGCCCGATTCCATGTGGTGAAGACGGAAGTTTCATACCACGTGCTCTTAGGGAGGCCATGGCTGCACAAGCACCGGCTAGTGCCATCTACTTACCACCAATGTGTGAAAAGGAG TGAAATGCTAGGATTGGATCCTGGGTTAGTACTGCATACGTTAAATGTGGACCCAGAGGCCAGGGCAGTTGCCCAGCCTGCTAGAATTTTCCACACTGAAATAGAGGAGCAAATAATCAAGGAAGTACAGAAGCTGTTGGCCGCAAGATTTATCAAACCCATTCAGCATCCATGTTGGTTATCCAACATCGTGCcagtgaagaaaaagaatggatAG